In Salmonella enterica subsp. enterica serovar Typhimurium str. LT2, a single window of DNA contains:
- the kup gene encoding KUP family low affinity potassium transport system (similar to E. coli low affinity potassium transport system (AAC76770.1); Blastp hit to AAC76770.1 (519 aa), 96% identity in aa 1 - 505): protein MSTDNKQSLPAITLAAIGVVYGDIGTSPLYTLRECLSGQFGFGVERDAVFGFLSLIFWLLIFVVSIKYLTFVMRADNAGEGGILTLMSLAGRNTSARTTSMLVIMGLIGGSFFYGEVVITPAISVMSAIEGLEIVAPQLDTWIVPLSIIVLTLLFMIQKHGTGMVGKLFAPIMLTWFLILAVLGLRSIIANPEVLHALNPVWAVRFFLEYKTVSFIALGAVVLSITGVEALYADMGHFGKFPIRLAWFTVVLPSLVLNYFGQGALLLKHPEAIKNPFFLLAPDWALIPLLILAALATVIASQAVISGVFSLTRQAVRLGYLSPMRIIHTSEMESGQIYIPFVNWLLYFAVVVVIVSFEHSSNLAAAYGIAVTGTMVLTSILSTTVARKNWHWNKYFVALILIAFLCVDIPLFSANLDKLLSGGWLPLSLGLIMFTIMTTWKSERFRLLRRMHEHGNSLEAMIASLEKSPPVRVPGTAVYMSRALSVIPFALLHNLKHNKVLHERVILLTLRTEDAPYVHNVRRVQIEQLSPTFWRVVASYGWRETPNVEEVFHRCGLEGLSCRMMETSFFMSHESLIVGKRPWYLRLRGKLYLLLQRNALRAPDQFEIPPNRVIELGTQVEI, encoded by the coding sequence ATGAGCACTGATAATAAGCAATCGTTGCCTGCGATTACCCTCGCAGCTATTGGGGTTGTCTACGGTGATATTGGTACCAGCCCGCTTTATACGCTTCGTGAATGTTTGTCCGGTCAGTTTGGTTTTGGCGTTGAACGAGATGCCGTATTTGGTTTTCTGTCGCTGATCTTCTGGCTACTCATCTTTGTGGTTTCCATCAAATATCTCACCTTCGTGATGCGCGCCGATAACGCGGGTGAAGGTGGAATTTTGACGCTGATGTCGCTTGCCGGGCGTAATACCTCGGCGCGCACCACATCCATGTTAGTTATCATGGGACTGATAGGCGGCAGCTTTTTCTATGGCGAAGTGGTGATTACGCCGGCGATTTCGGTGATGTCGGCGATTGAAGGCCTGGAGATTGTCGCGCCGCAGCTGGATACCTGGATTGTCCCGCTCTCCATTATTGTGCTGACTCTGTTGTTTATGATTCAGAAGCACGGTACGGGAATGGTAGGGAAACTCTTTGCGCCGATCATGCTGACCTGGTTTTTAATCCTGGCGGTACTTGGCCTGCGCAGTATTATCGCCAATCCCGAAGTGTTACATGCGCTGAATCCTGTCTGGGCGGTACGTTTTTTCCTTGAATATAAAACCGTATCATTTATTGCGTTGGGCGCGGTGGTGCTGTCGATTACCGGCGTAGAGGCGTTGTACGCCGATATGGGACACTTCGGTAAGTTCCCGATTCGCCTGGCGTGGTTTACCGTGGTATTGCCGTCGTTAGTACTGAACTACTTTGGTCAGGGCGCATTGCTACTTAAGCATCCGGAAGCGATTAAAAACCCCTTCTTCCTGTTGGCGCCGGACTGGGCGTTAATTCCGCTGCTGATTCTGGCCGCGCTGGCGACGGTGATCGCCTCCCAGGCGGTCATTTCCGGCGTCTTTTCGCTGACGCGTCAGGCCGTGCGTCTTGGCTATTTGTCGCCAATGCGCATTATCCATACCTCCGAGATGGAGTCCGGTCAGATCTATATCCCTTTCGTTAACTGGCTGCTTTATTTCGCGGTCGTGGTTGTTATTGTTAGCTTTGAGCACTCCAGCAACCTGGCGGCGGCCTATGGTATCGCCGTGACCGGCACGATGGTGCTGACGTCTATTCTTTCTACGACCGTGGCGCGTAAGAACTGGCACTGGAACAAATATTTTGTCGCGCTGATCCTCATCGCATTCCTGTGCGTGGATATCCCGCTGTTCTCGGCTAACCTCGATAAATTGTTGTCCGGCGGTTGGCTGCCGCTGAGCCTGGGTCTGATCATGTTCACGATCATGACCACCTGGAAGAGCGAGCGTTTCCGTCTGTTGCGTCGTATGCATGAACACGGTAATTCGCTGGAAGCGATGATTGCTTCACTGGAGAAGTCACCGCCGGTTCGGGTGCCGGGTACTGCCGTATACATGTCGCGCGCGCTCAGTGTGATCCCTTTTGCTTTATTGCATAACCTGAAGCACAACAAAGTGTTGCATGAGCGCGTAATCTTACTGACGTTGCGTACGGAAGATGCGCCTTATGTGCATAACGTTCGCCGGGTGCAGATTGAGCAGTTGTCTCCGACATTCTGGCGCGTGGTGGCCAGCTACGGCTGGCGCGAAACGCCAAACGTTGAAGAGGTGTTCCACCGCTGCGGTCTGGAAGGCCTTAGCTGTCGGATGATGGAAACGTCGTTCTTTATGTCGCACGAGTCGTTGATTGTCGGCAAACGCCCGTGGTATTTGCGTCTGCGTGGCAAGCTGTATTTGTTGTTGCAACGCAACGCCCTGCGCGCGCCGGATCAGTTCGAGATCCCGCCTAACCGCGTGATTGAGTTAGGTACGCAGGTCGAGATTTAA
- the rbsD gene encoding D-ribose high-affinity transport system (membrane-associated protein; similar to E. coli D-ribose high-affinity transport system; membrane-associated protein (AAC76771.1); Blastp hit to AAC76771.1 (151 aa), 87% identity in aa 13 - 151) translates to MKKGTVLNSEISSVISRLGHTDTLVVCDAGLPIPNSTARIDMALTQGVPSFMQVVDVVTREMQVEAAILATEIKQQNPQLHETLLTHLEQLQQHQGNTIKISYTTHEQFKKLTADSQAVIRSGECSPYANVILCAGVTF, encoded by the coding sequence ATGAAGAAAGGCACCGTACTCAACTCTGAAATCTCGTCGGTCATTTCCCGTCTGGGGCATACTGATACTCTGGTAGTCTGTGATGCGGGTTTACCCATCCCGAATAGCACCGCGCGTATCGATATGGCACTAACCCAGGGCGTACCTTCTTTTATGCAGGTGGTGGATGTCGTGACCCGGGAAATGCAGGTTGAGGCGGCGATTCTTGCAACGGAAATCAAACAACAGAATCCGCAGCTCCACGAAACGTTGCTCACTCACCTTGAGCAACTGCAGCAACACCAGGGAAACACCATAAAAATTAGTTATACGACACACGAACAATTCAAAAAATTGACTGCAGACAGTCAGGCGGTGATTCGCAGCGGGGAGTGTTCCCCGTATGCGAACGTCATTCTTTGCGCTGGCGTCACTTTCTGA
- the rbsA gene encoding D-ribose high-affinity transport protein (ABC superfamily (atp_bind); similar to E. coli ATP-binding component of D-ribose high-affinity transport system (AAC76772.1); Blastp hit to AAC76772.1 (501 aa), 96% identity in aa 1 - 501): MDALLQLKGIDKAFPGVKALSGAALNVYPGRVMALVGENGAGKSTMMKVLTGIYTRDAGSLLWLGKETTFNGPKSSQEAGIGIIHQELNLIPQLTIAENIFLGREFVNRFGKIDWKKMYAEADHLLAKLNLRFKSDKLVGELSIGDQQMVEIAKVLSFESKVIIMDEPTDALTDTETDSLFRVIRELKSQGRGIVYISHRMKEIFEICDDVTVFRDGQFIAEREVATLTEDSLIEMMVGRKLEDQYPHLDNAPGEIRLKVDNLCGPGVNDVSFVLRKGEILGISGLMGAGRTELMKVLYGAMPRTSGYVTLDGHEVVTRSPQDGLANGIVYISEDRKRDGLVLGMSVKENMSLTALDYFSRAGGSLKHKDEQQAVGDFIRLFNVKTPSMEQAIGLLSGGNQQKVAIARGLMTRPKVLILDEPTRGVDVGAKKEIYQLINQFKADGLSIILVSSEMPEVLGMSDRIIVMHEGHLSGEFTREQATQEVLMAAAVGKLNRVNQE; the protein is encoded by the coding sequence ATGGACGCATTACTGCAACTCAAAGGGATCGATAAAGCGTTCCCCGGCGTGAAGGCTCTCTCCGGCGCCGCGTTAAACGTTTATCCTGGCCGCGTTATGGCGCTGGTGGGGGAAAACGGCGCCGGAAAATCCACCATGATGAAAGTATTAACCGGCATCTATACGCGAGATGCGGGATCGTTGTTATGGCTGGGTAAAGAGACCACCTTTAATGGGCCTAAATCGTCTCAGGAAGCCGGGATCGGCATTATTCATCAGGAACTGAACCTGATCCCGCAGTTGACCATTGCGGAAAACATCTTCCTGGGCCGTGAGTTTGTGAATCGCTTTGGCAAAATCGACTGGAAAAAGATGTATGCCGAAGCCGACCACCTCTTAGCCAAACTCAATCTGCGTTTTAAGAGCGATAAGCTGGTGGGCGAACTCTCTATCGGCGATCAGCAAATGGTGGAAATCGCCAAAGTGCTGAGCTTCGAATCCAAAGTCATCATTATGGATGAACCGACCGATGCGCTGACCGACACTGAAACCGACTCTCTGTTCCGCGTTATCCGCGAATTAAAATCGCAGGGGCGCGGCATTGTCTATATCTCCCACCGTATGAAAGAGATCTTCGAAATTTGCGATGACGTGACGGTCTTCCGCGATGGGCAATTTATCGCCGAGCGTGAAGTGGCCACGTTGACCGAAGATTCTCTTATCGAAATGATGGTGGGACGTAAGCTGGAAGATCAGTACCCGCATCTGGATAACGCGCCGGGTGAGATTCGCCTCAAGGTCGATAATCTGTGCGGACCGGGCGTGAATGATGTCTCTTTTGTGCTGCGAAAAGGCGAGATTCTTGGCATCTCCGGCCTGATGGGCGCCGGTCGCACCGAGCTGATGAAAGTATTGTACGGCGCGATGCCGCGAACCAGCGGTTATGTGACGCTCGATGGACACGAAGTGGTGACGCGCTCTCCGCAGGACGGGCTGGCCAATGGCATCGTTTATATCTCTGAAGACCGTAAGCGCGATGGACTGGTGCTCGGCATGTCAGTTAAAGAGAATATGTCGCTGACGGCGCTGGACTATTTCAGCCGCGCTGGCGGAAGCCTGAAACACAAAGATGAGCAGCAGGCGGTGGGGGATTTTATCCGTCTGTTCAACGTCAAGACGCCTTCAATGGAACAGGCGATAGGCCTGCTTTCCGGTGGTAATCAGCAAAAAGTGGCGATTGCCCGCGGGTTGATGACGCGCCCGAAAGTGCTCATTCTCGACGAGCCGACCCGCGGCGTGGACGTCGGCGCCAAGAAAGAGATTTACCAGCTTATCAACCAGTTTAAGGCCGACGGCCTGAGCATCATTCTGGTCTCATCTGAGATGCCAGAAGTATTAGGCATGAGCGATCGCATCATCGTCATGCATGAAGGGCATCTCAGCGGTGAATTTACTCGCGAGCAGGCCACCCAGGAAGTGTTAATGGCTGCCGCAGTGGGCAAGCTTAATCGCGTGAATCAGGAGTAA
- the rbsC gene encoding D-ribose high-affinity transport protein (1st module, ATP-binding subunit) (ABC superfamily (membrane); similar to E. coli D-ribose high-affinity transport system (AAC76773.1); Blastp hit to AAC76773.1 (321 aa), 96% identity in aa 1 - 321), which translates to MTTQAVSGRRYFTKAWLLEQKSLIALLVLIAIVSTLSPNFFTVNNLFNILQQTSVNAIMAVGMTLVILTSGIDLSVGSLLALTGAVAASIVGVEVNALVAVAAALALGAAIGAVTGVIVAKGRVQAFIATLVMMLLLRGVTMVYTDGSPVNTGFTDNADLFGWFGIGRPLGVPTPVWIMAIVFIAAWYMLHHTRLGRYIYALGGNEAATRLSGISVSKVKIIVYSLCGLTASLAGIIEVARLSSAQPTAGTGYELDAIAAVVLGGTSLAGGKGRIVGTLIGALILGFLNNGLNLLGVSSYYQMIVKAVVILLAVLVDNKKQ; encoded by the coding sequence ATGACAACCCAGGCTGTTTCTGGTCGCCGTTATTTCACTAAAGCGTGGCTTCTTGAGCAGAAGTCGCTCATTGCCCTGCTGGTGTTGATCGCGATTGTTTCGACGTTGAGCCCCAACTTTTTTACCGTTAATAATCTGTTCAATATTCTTCAACAGACCTCCGTTAACGCCATTATGGCGGTGGGGATGACGTTGGTGATTCTGACATCGGGGATCGATCTGTCCGTCGGTTCCCTGCTGGCGCTCACCGGTGCGGTTGCCGCTTCAATCGTCGGCGTTGAAGTGAATGCGCTGGTCGCGGTTGCCGCCGCGCTGGCGCTGGGCGCTGCGATTGGCGCCGTCACTGGCGTTATCGTCGCGAAGGGCCGCGTACAGGCGTTTATCGCTACGCTGGTGATGATGCTGCTACTGCGTGGCGTGACGATGGTTTACACCGACGGTAGCCCGGTCAACACCGGCTTTACCGATAACGCCGATCTGTTTGGCTGGTTCGGTATCGGTCGTCCGCTGGGCGTTCCTACGCCGGTCTGGATCATGGCTATCGTCTTTATCGCCGCCTGGTATATGCTGCATCACACTCGTCTGGGACGCTATATCTACGCGCTGGGCGGTAACGAAGCGGCGACGCGTCTGTCTGGCATTAGCGTGAGCAAAGTGAAAATTATCGTCTATTCACTTTGCGGCCTGACAGCATCGCTGGCGGGCATCATTGAAGTGGCGCGCCTCTCTTCCGCGCAGCCGACGGCGGGTACCGGCTATGAGCTGGATGCTATTGCCGCCGTGGTGCTGGGCGGCACCAGCCTTGCAGGTGGTAAAGGGCGCATTGTTGGGACATTGATCGGCGCATTGATTCTCGGCTTCCTTAATAATGGTTTGAATTTGTTAGGTGTTTCCTCCTATTACCAGATGATCGTCAAAGCGGTGGTGATTTTGCTGGCGGTACTGGTAGACAACAAAAAGCAGTAA
- the rbsB gene encoding D-ribose transport protein (ABC superfamily (peri_perm); D-ribose-binding periplasmic protein precursor. (SW:RBSB_SALTY)), translating into MNMKKLATLVSAVALSATVSANAMAKDTIALVISTLNNPFFVSLKDGAQKEADKLGYNLVVLDSQNNPAKELANVQDLTVRGTKILLINPTDSDAVGNAVKMANQAKIPVITLDRQATKGDVVSHIASDNVLGGKIAGDYIAKKAGEGAKVIELQGIAGTSAARERGEGFQQAVAAHKFNVLASQPADFDRTKGLNVMQNLLTAHPDVQAVFAQNDEMALGALRALQTAGKADVMVVGFDGTPDGEKAVKDGKLAATIAQLPDQIGAKGVEVADKVLKGEKVQAKYPVDLKLVIKQ; encoded by the coding sequence ATGAACATGAAAAAACTGGCTACCCTGGTATCTGCTGTTGCGCTGAGCGCCACCGTGAGCGCGAATGCAATGGCGAAAGACACCATTGCGCTGGTGATCTCTACCCTCAATAATCCCTTCTTCGTGTCGTTAAAAGACGGGGCGCAAAAAGAGGCGGATAAACTGGGTTATAACCTGGTGGTGCTGGACTCCCAGAACAACCCTGCCAAAGAGCTGGCGAACGTGCAGGATTTAACCGTTCGCGGGACCAAAATTCTGCTGATCAACCCGACTGACTCCGATGCGGTGGGTAACGCGGTGAAGATGGCGAACCAGGCGAAGATTCCGGTTATCACGCTTGACCGCCAGGCAACCAAAGGCGATGTCGTCAGCCATATCGCGTCTGATAACGTGCTGGGCGGTAAGATCGCTGGCGACTATATCGCGAAAAAAGCTGGCGAAGGCGCCAAAGTGATTGAGTTGCAAGGCATTGCCGGAACATCTGCGGCGCGTGAGCGTGGCGAAGGTTTCCAGCAGGCGGTAGCCGCCCACAAATTTAATGTCCTGGCCAGCCAGCCTGCTGATTTCGACCGTACTAAGGGTCTGAACGTCATGCAGAACCTGCTAACCGCGCATCCGGATGTTCAGGCTGTCTTCGCCCAGAACGATGAAATGGCGCTGGGCGCACTGCGCGCACTGCAAACTGCCGGTAAAGCAGATGTGATGGTGGTTGGATTTGACGGTACGCCGGATGGCGAAAAGGCCGTAAAAGATGGCAAACTGGCAGCGACTATCGCTCAGTTACCGGATCAAATCGGCGCCAAAGGCGTTGAAGTGGCGGATAAGGTGTTGAAAGGCGAAAAAGTTCAGGCCAAATATCCGGTTGACCTGAAACTGGTCATCAAGCAGTAA
- the rbsK gene encoding ribokinase (similar to E. coli ribokinase (AAC76775.1); Blastp hit to AAC76775.1 (309 aa), 88% identity in aa 1 - 308): MKTAGNLIVLGSINADHILNLESFPTPGETVTGSHYQVAFGGKGANQAVAAGRSGANIAFIACTGDDDIGDSIRKQLVSDRIDIAPVSVIKGESTGVALIFVNGEGENVIGIHAGANAALSPALVDAQRERIAQADALLMQLESPLESVLAAAKIAHQHHTTVALNPAPARELPDELLALVDIITPNETEAEKLTGVRVENDDDAAKAAQVLHDKGIRTVLITLGSRGVWASVDGEGRRVPGFSVEAVDTIAAGDTFNGAFITAILEETPLPEAIRFAHAAAAIAVTRKGAQPSVPWREEIEAFLHQQG, translated from the coding sequence ATGAAAACCGCAGGTAATCTCATCGTCCTTGGCAGCATTAATGCCGATCATATCCTTAATCTTGAGTCCTTCCCTACCCCGGGTGAAACGGTAACCGGTAGCCATTATCAGGTCGCGTTTGGTGGGAAAGGCGCGAATCAGGCGGTTGCTGCGGGACGTAGCGGGGCAAATATTGCGTTTATCGCCTGCACGGGCGATGACGATATTGGCGACAGTATTCGTAAACAATTAGTCAGCGATCGTATTGATATCGCGCCAGTTAGCGTTATTAAAGGCGAGTCTACCGGGGTGGCGCTGATTTTCGTTAATGGCGAAGGCGAGAACGTCATCGGTATTCATGCCGGAGCGAATGCCGCGTTATCGCCGGCGTTGGTTGATGCGCAGCGTGAACGTATCGCGCAGGCGGATGCGTTACTGATGCAACTGGAATCGCCGCTGGAAAGCGTACTGGCGGCGGCGAAAATCGCCCATCAACATCATACTACTGTTGCGCTTAATCCGGCGCCTGCCCGTGAGTTACCGGATGAACTGCTGGCGCTGGTGGACATCATCACGCCAAATGAAACGGAAGCTGAAAAGCTGACGGGCGTGCGTGTGGAAAATGACGACGATGCCGCGAAAGCTGCGCAGGTTTTGCATGATAAAGGCATTCGAACCGTATTAATTACCTTAGGAAGCCGTGGCGTCTGGGCCAGCGTAGACGGCGAGGGCCGCCGCGTTCCTGGATTTAGCGTTGAGGCTGTCGATACCATTGCTGCCGGAGATACGTTTAACGGCGCCTTTATCACCGCGATACTGGAGGAGACGCCGTTGCCGGAAGCGATTCGCTTTGCCCATGCCGCCGCCGCGATTGCCGTAACGCGTAAAGGCGCGCAACCTTCCGTTCCGTGGCGCGAAGAGATAGAAGCGTTTTTACATCAGCAGGGGTAA
- the rbsR gene encoding transcriptional repressor for rbs operon (GalR/LacI family) (similar to E. coli regulator for rbs operon (AAC76776.1); Blastp hit to AAC76776.1 (330 aa), 89% identity in aa 1 - 329) gives MATMKDVARLAGVSTSTVSHVINKDRFVSETITEKVEAAIKSLNYAPSALARSLKLNQTRTIGMLITASTNPFYSELVRGVERSCFERGYSLVLCNTEGDEQRMNRNLETLMQKRVDGLLLLCTETHQPSREIMERYPSIPTVMMDWSPFDGEGDSDLIQDNSLLGGDLATQYLIDKGFTRIACITGPLDKTPARLRLEGYRAAMKRAGLAIPQGYEITGDFEFGGGFDAMQALLAHQQRPQAVFTGNDAMAVGAYQALYQAGLRIPQDMAVIGYDDIELARYMTPPLTTIHQPKDELGELAIDVLIHRMAQPALQQQRLQLTPVLTVRGSV, from the coding sequence TTGGCTACTATGAAAGATGTTGCCCGCCTGGCGGGAGTCTCTACATCGACGGTCTCTCACGTTATTAACAAAGATCGCTTTGTGAGTGAGACGATAACCGAAAAAGTTGAAGCGGCGATTAAATCGCTCAACTATGCGCCTTCTGCGCTGGCGCGAAGCCTCAAGTTAAACCAGACCCGCACGATTGGTATGCTAATTACCGCCAGTACCAACCCTTTTTATTCCGAACTGGTGCGCGGCGTTGAGCGAAGCTGTTTTGAGCGCGGTTATAGTCTGGTGCTGTGCAATACCGAAGGCGACGAGCAACGGATGAACCGCAACCTGGAGACGCTGATGCAAAAACGGGTAGACGGTTTACTGCTGCTGTGTACCGAAACGCATCAGCCTTCTCGTGAAATCATGGAGCGTTATCCGTCTATTCCTACCGTCATGATGGACTGGTCGCCGTTTGATGGTGAGGGCGATAGCGATCTCATTCAGGATAATTCGTTGCTAGGCGGCGATCTTGCTACCCAATACCTTATCGATAAAGGATTTACCCGAATAGCCTGTATTACCGGCCCGCTGGACAAAACGCCAGCGCGTTTACGGCTGGAAGGGTATCGGGCGGCGATGAAACGCGCAGGGCTGGCTATTCCGCAAGGCTATGAGATCACCGGCGATTTTGAATTTGGCGGCGGCTTTGACGCCATGCAGGCGTTACTCGCCCATCAACAGCGACCGCAAGCGGTTTTTACCGGAAACGATGCGATGGCTGTCGGCGCCTATCAGGCGCTATATCAGGCGGGGCTTCGTATTCCGCAGGATATGGCAGTCATTGGCTATGATGATATTGAGCTGGCGCGCTATATGACGCCGCCGCTGACGACTATCCATCAGCCGAAAGATGAATTGGGCGAGCTGGCTATTGATGTGTTGATTCATCGGATGGCGCAGCCCGCCTTGCAACAACAGCGACTTCAGCTTACTCCGGTTTTGACGGTGCGTGGGTCGGTTTAG
- the yieO gene encoding putative MFS family tranport protein (1st mdule; similar to E. coli putative transport protein (AAC76777.1); Blastp hit to AAC76777.1 (475 aa), 86% identity in aa 1 - 475), which translates to MTSKKARSMAGLPWIAAMAFFMQALDATILNTALPAIAHSLNRSPLAMQSAIISYTLTVAMLIPVSGWLADRFGTRRVFMVAVSLFTLGSLACALSSSLSELVIFRVVQGVGGAMMMPVARLALLRAYPRSELLPVLNFVTMPGLVGPILGPVLGGVLVTWASWHWIFLINIPIGVAGILYARKYMPNFTTPRRKFDMTGFFLFGLSLVLFSSGMELFGEKIVATWIASAIIFCSIVLLLAYIRHARRHPTPLISLSLFKTRTFSVGIAGNLATRLGTGCVPFLMPLMLQVGFGYPALIAGCMMAPTALGSIIAKSTVTQVLRRLGYRKTLVGITVFIGLMIAQFSFQSPAMPIWMLVLPLFILGMAMSTQFTAMNTITLADLTDDNASSGNSVLAVTQQLSISLGVAISAAVLRIYEGFAGTSTVEQFHYTFITMGAITIVSALMFMLLRAKDGNNLIKERHKSKPTHAPSKPE; encoded by the coding sequence ATGACCAGCAAAAAAGCGCGCAGTATGGCTGGCCTGCCGTGGATCGCGGCGATGGCCTTCTTTATGCAGGCGCTAGACGCCACCATTTTGAATACCGCTTTACCGGCTATTGCGCATAGTCTTAACCGTTCACCACTCGCCATGCAGTCCGCTATTATCAGTTATACCCTGACAGTAGCTATGTTAATTCCGGTAAGCGGCTGGCTGGCTGACCGCTTTGGTACGCGTCGCGTTTTTATGGTTGCCGTAAGTCTGTTTACGTTAGGCTCGCTGGCCTGCGCGCTCTCCAGTTCACTATCTGAATTGGTTATTTTTCGCGTCGTACAAGGCGTCGGCGGAGCGATGATGATGCCAGTGGCGCGGCTGGCGTTATTGCGAGCCTATCCGCGTAGTGAGCTGCTGCCCGTTCTTAACTTTGTCACTATGCCGGGGCTGGTAGGTCCGATTCTGGGGCCGGTATTAGGCGGCGTACTGGTGACCTGGGCAAGCTGGCACTGGATCTTCCTGATTAATATTCCCATTGGTGTTGCAGGCATTCTGTATGCCCGCAAATATATGCCCAACTTCACCACGCCGCGTCGCAAGTTTGACATGACCGGCTTCTTTCTTTTTGGGTTAAGTCTGGTTTTATTTTCCAGCGGAATGGAACTGTTTGGCGAAAAGATTGTGGCGACATGGATCGCATCCGCCATTATTTTTTGCAGTATCGTTCTACTATTGGCCTATATCCGCCACGCCCGCCGTCATCCGACACCGTTAATATCACTATCGCTGTTTAAGACACGCACATTTTCCGTCGGTATTGCCGGCAACCTCGCCACGCGTCTGGGGACAGGCTGCGTACCTTTTTTGATGCCGTTAATGCTACAGGTTGGTTTTGGCTACCCGGCTCTGATCGCCGGCTGCATGATGGCGCCGACGGCTTTGGGTTCTATTATCGCGAAATCGACCGTAACGCAGGTTTTACGACGTTTGGGATACCGGAAGACTCTGGTCGGCATTACGGTATTTATCGGTCTGATGATTGCCCAGTTTTCGTTTCAATCTCCCGCCATGCCGATCTGGATGCTCGTGCTGCCGCTATTCATTCTTGGAATGGCGATGTCCACTCAATTTACGGCAATGAATACGATTACTCTTGCGGATCTGACGGACGATAATGCCAGCAGCGGCAACAGCGTTCTGGCGGTTACGCAGCAATTGTCTATCAGTTTAGGCGTGGCGATCAGCGCGGCGGTGTTACGTATTTATGAAGGTTTTGCGGGCACCAGTACCGTGGAACAGTTCCACTATACCTTTATCACGATGGGGGCGATCACTATCGTGTCCGCGCTGATGTTTATGCTGCTAAGAGCCAAAGACGGCAACAATCTGATTAAAGAACGGCATAAATCTAAACCGACCCACGCACCGTCAAAACCGGAGTAA
- the yieP gene encoding putative gntR family regulatory protein (similar to E. coli orf, hypothetical protein (AAC76778.1); Blastp hit to AAC76778.1 (181 aa), 82% identity in aa 1 - 181), translating into MPLSAQQLAAQKNLSYVLAEKLAQRILKGDYAPGTILPGEIELGEQYGVSRTAVREAVKTLTAKGMVLPRPRIGTRVMPQGNWNFLDQELLTWWMTEENFHQVVEHFLVMRISLEPQACLLAATLGTPEQKARLNALMEEMVALKKHFKRERWIEVDMAWHEHIYEMSANPFLISFATLFHSVYHTYFTSITYNEVVKLDLHQAIVDAIADGDGERAFQACQALLIAPNERPDN; encoded by the coding sequence ATGCCTTTAAGCGCACAACAATTAGCCGCACAGAAAAATCTATCCTATGTTCTGGCTGAAAAGCTGGCGCAGCGGATATTAAAGGGTGACTACGCCCCCGGTACGATTCTTCCCGGCGAAATAGAACTGGGCGAGCAGTACGGCGTAAGTCGAACGGCAGTTCGCGAAGCGGTGAAAACGTTGACGGCTAAAGGTATGGTGCTACCTCGTCCGCGCATTGGTACGCGGGTGATGCCGCAGGGAAACTGGAACTTTCTGGATCAAGAGCTGCTGACCTGGTGGATGACGGAAGAAAATTTTCATCAGGTGGTAGAGCATTTTCTGGTGATGCGTATTAGCCTGGAGCCGCAAGCCTGCCTGCTGGCGGCGACTCTTGGCACACCGGAGCAGAAAGCGCGGCTTAATGCCTTAATGGAAGAGATGGTCGCGCTGAAAAAGCATTTTAAGCGTGAACGCTGGATTGAAGTGGATATGGCGTGGCACGAGCATATCTACGAAATGAGCGCCAATCCCTTTCTAATCTCTTTTGCGACGCTATTTCATTCGGTTTATCACACTTACTTTACCTCAATCACCTATAACGAGGTGGTAAAGCTGGATTTGCACCAGGCCATTGTTGATGCCATCGCTGATGGCGACGGCGAACGCGCTTTCCAGGCCTGCCAGGCGTTGTTAATAGCGCCCAATGAGAGACCAGATAATTAA